Genomic window (Chitinophagales bacterium):
ATAGCAGCAGAAATCCTGGAAACGCCAGGCTAAACACATCAAAAAAGAAATCCTCGAGGATTTTAATAATGTTTGTCATCCATTAGCAGTGCAGTGTATTGGTAAATTTAATTGTTGCGGGAAAAAAGTTCCTTATCGGTGCCTTAGAAATTATCAACACCCAATAAAATAGTGAAGCAATTCTCTATAGGATGTTCTTATTCAAAATTCTAAATCTTTTATTTCAGCCATTTCAGGTAAGGAGATAAGCTTAAAGCCATTATTTTCCAATCCCTTTTTAAATGCTAATTGCGCCTCGAAGTCTCCATGAACGAGGAATAATTTCTTTAGCCTGTCCCGGTTAAGATTATTTAAAAACTGTAGCATTTCATTGTGATCACCGTGGGCACTGAAGGAATCCATAATCTCCACTTTCGCTTTTAACTGATGCTCTTCCCCGAATAATTTAATGGGAGAAATACCCTTTCTAATCCTGGCGCCGAGTGAGCCATCGGCACAGTAGCCAACCATTAAAATGGTATTTTTTGGGTTGTCCATGTTATTGGCAATGTGGTGCACAATCCTTCCAGCTTCAGCCATTCCCGATGCAGAAATAATAATGCAAGGCTCGGATGAAAAGTTGAGCGCTTTGGATTGCTCCACTTCGGTTATGTATTTCAGATCATTAAACCCAAAAGGGTTGGGATCACTTTGTATGTATTGGCTGATCTGCTCATCAAAGCATTCAGGGTGATTCCGATAGATCTCTGTTGCATTTGTTGAAAGAGGACTATCCACGTAAACGGGTATATGCGACAACCTCCCTTCTTTATTCAATTGATCCAGCATGAATACAAGTTCCTGAGTGCGCCCTATACTGAAAGCCGGAACAATTACTTTCCCCCTGCGCTGCACGCAGCAATCCATGATCACCTTTAAAAAATATTCTTTATCATCCGGAAAAGTTTCGTGAAAGCGACCCCCGTAAGTTGATTCACTGATCAGGCAATCTACGTCCTCCATGAAAATAGGATCTTTTAAAATAGGACGATTAGGACGCCCGATATCACCGGTAAAACCGATTTTTTTTATACCATTGGCGGATTGAATAGTCAGTAAAATGCTTCCACTTCCGAGGATGTGTCCATTATCCCGGAAATAAGCGGTTACCCCGTCGTGCACTAAAAATTCTTTTTCATAATCTACCGCTTCGAATAACCGTAAGGCCGGATCCACATCGCTGTCTGTATAAAGCGGAGTAATGGGTGGCAAATTCCTTTTGAGCCGTTTCTTATTAATCCATTGGGCATCGCTCTCCTGGATATGAGCACTATCTCTAAGCATTATTGCGCAAAGGTCCTTTGTCGCAGAGGTGCAGAATATTTTTCCTGTAAAACCTTCCTTTACCAATTTAGGTATACGTCCGCTGTGATCAATATGCGCGTGAGAAAGAATAAGTACATCAATCTCTTTCGGATCAAAAACAAATTTTGAATTAAATTCATCTACATAATTCTGATTCCCCTGAAACATCCCGCAATCCAGCAAAATTTTATATCCATCGTCTAATATTACCAGATGTGAGCTTCCGGTTACTACACGGTCGGCGCCGCAAAATCTGATTTGCATGAGTTATAATTTAATGTTTTCTATGGATTCTCGGGTGAATGATGCAAAAGTTAAGAGATGAAAGATAAAAAGATTCATGAGTTACTGAACATGGCAGAACAGCATGATTGGCGGCTATTCATCTCATAAAATTCATAATTCATTTCTATTTTATAGTTTTAATCGCACAATTATATTTTACATGAACCACAAATACTATATATTATCACTTTCAGCAATTTTCTTCTATTCGATGAGGTCTGCTTATTCTCAAACTGATATTGCTACTCATCCGTATAATGTTTTGAACTACACTCTTACCCTGGATCTGTATAAGAACTACAGCGACCCTTTTCCGCTGGATTATACCGGAGTTGAAGAGATCACCTTACAGGCAGAGTCTTCACTGGACAGTCTCGTTATAAATGCTTCAAGCAGCTCGCTTACTATTGATTCTGTTTCCGACGATGCTACTTCTTTTTTCCAAACTACGGATACCCTTAGTGTAACGCTTAAGAAGACTTACAAATCGGGTGAGACAATACATGTGAAAATTTATTATCAGCACAGGGACAGGATCGACGGCGTATTTTATGGAGCTAAAAAATATGTATTTACCGATAGTAAACCCGAAGGTGCTCACCATTGGTTTGTTTGCTGGGATAACCCCGATGATAAAGCAACCACTGATATTACAGCTAAAGTACCCTCAGATGCACAGCTGGTCAGTAATGGAACCCTCGTAGATTCCATGCGGGTTAATGATACCCTTTATTACCATTGGGTAAGTAACGATCCTGTTGCAACTTATTTAATTGCCATTGCTTCAAGAAAAAATTATACTGTGGATAATCTGTCATGGCATTATCCCACGCATCCCAAGGATAGCATTCCGGTCATGTTTTATTATTTCAGTGATGAAAATCCTGCAGGAATTGAGGCGGTGTACGACACTATGCTAAACTATTTAAGCAGCCTGTTCGGTGATTACCCCTTTGACAAAGTTGCTTTCGCATCTGCAAATAGTTATTTAACCGGTACGGGTACAGAAAACCAAACCATTAATATTATCTGTTATAATTGCTGGTACGAATCCCTTATAATAAATCTGCTGACTCACCATTGGTTCGGAGATTTAATAACACCGGAAACATGGGCAGACATATGGCTCAGTGAGGGTTTTTCAAAATATGGGGAGGTTTTATGGGCCGAACACCAGTTTGGCAGTACGGCGGCGAAAGACACGCTTGAAAATTACCGCAACTATTATTTAGCGGAGAACCCCGGATGGCCTATTTATGATTCCAGCTGGGCTATTAAAACTCCAGGAGAGGCTACATTATTGAATAAAGCTATTACCTACAGCAAAGGTGCCTGTGTAGTGGATCAACTGCGGTACGTACTTGGCGATTCAACCTTTTTTAAATTGCTGAATGCTTATACCACCAATGATACTTTCAGGTTTAGCAATGCCAGTGTAAATGATTTGATGAGTTTCACAAATAGCTTAACGGGAGAAAACTACGATTGGTTTTTTAATGAATGGTTATTGGAGCCAAATCACCCGGTTTATGATAACGTACTTTCTATCAGCAATCCTGCTTCCGGTGTTTGGAATGTTACAGAGTCCATTAATCAGATACAATCAAACGCTCCCTTTTTTCAGATGCCGATAGAACTGAAATTTAATTTTTCTGACGGAAGCGATACCCTCATTTCTGTTTTTAATGATGTTAATCACCAGGTCTTTGATTTTTCTTTCTCTAAGTCAGTAGATACCCTGATTTTTGATCCCAATGATCACATTCTGCTTAAAGAATTCGGATATAATACTGCAATTACTGAGACCGCCTCTTCATCAGCTTCCTGGTGTTTTGTATCTCCGAATCCTGCAAAAGAAAATGTAACCATCAGTTATTACACCATAAAAGGTTTACCGGTTTCTATCGCCGTTTATAACAATCAGGGAATTAAAGTTTCAAATTTAGAAGCACTATCACAAAGCACTGGCTGGAACAGAATGAATCTGGATTGCACAAAACTTCCTTCCGGTTTGTATTATTTAAATGTTCGTTTGAAGGATGAAATCGCAGTAAAGAAAATTGAGATTTTAAAATAACAGGGATAGCAGCTTACAAGAATTATCTTTGACATTAGTGAAAAAAAGTGTTCAGAATATTCTATCGGCGTTCTTAATTGTAGCATTTGTATTTGCTATTACGCCAAAGGAATTTATTCACGCTTTTTCAGACCACCAGGATACTGTAGATTACCATACCGGCGCTATTTCGGTTGGCACTAATCATATTCACTGCCAGATACTGCAATTGCAAATACAGCAATTCAGGCCATCGGATAAAATCGCCCTGAGTGCTGTAGTTTTCCTGAATGAAGCAATCGTTGTTTCTGCATCTAACTCCATAAAGTTCATTACTGAACAAAAGGTCTTTCTTCGCGGCCCTCCCGGGTACAGCTGTTAATATTCAAATTATTCTGAAAGACCATTTTCACCTTACCATAGCGATCCGCATTGGTATAATCTATTTATAATGCAATTATTTAATAATAAAATAGCTCCTGGAATATTATTTTTCATGTTCTTTATTTTTTTTCTTACTAATAAAACAAAGGCTCAAACATCATCTGACACTACAGCTACTGACTCCTCTCTTCTAAAAGAAATTGAATCAGAGATGCAAACTACCACACCAGTCAATAATCCCCAACGCGGTGCTGCTTCTGCAAACCCGGATATCAGCGTTATAGGAGATTTCCAGGGATCGTACAATAGCATTGCAGAGAAAAATTTTGACTTCTACTTAAATGAAACCGAAATATCCCTTCAATCTGTAGTAGATCCTTATGTACGCGCAGATTTTTTTCTTTCTTTCGGTAGAGATCCCGAAACCCATAAATATGGAGTTGATGTAGAGGAGGGATATTTAACTTCCTTATCGTTACCTGCTCATCTTCAGTTGAAAGCAGGGAAATTTAGGGAAGCCCTGGGAAGAATTAATCCTGCACATCCGCATGCACTTCCATTTATCGATCTTCCTGATGCTTTTGTAAATTATTTCGGAGAGGAAGGTTTGAATGATGAAGGAGCATCCCTGAGCTGGTTACTTCCCAATAATGCTTTTTACCAGGAGCTTACTTTCCAGGTGACCAGTGGATTTTCTGAAACGCCAAGTTTCGAAAGGAACACCGGGAACAGGTTTATTTATTTGGGCCATTT
Coding sequences:
- a CDS encoding T9SS type A sorting domain-containing protein; the protein is MNHKYYILSLSAIFFYSMRSAYSQTDIATHPYNVLNYTLTLDLYKNYSDPFPLDYTGVEEITLQAESSLDSLVINASSSSLTIDSVSDDATSFFQTTDTLSVTLKKTYKSGETIHVKIYYQHRDRIDGVFYGAKKYVFTDSKPEGAHHWFVCWDNPDDKATTDITAKVPSDAQLVSNGTLVDSMRVNDTLYYHWVSNDPVATYLIAIASRKNYTVDNLSWHYPTHPKDSIPVMFYYFSDENPAGIEAVYDTMLNYLSSLFGDYPFDKVAFASANSYLTGTGTENQTINIICYNCWYESLIINLLTHHWFGDLITPETWADIWLSEGFSKYGEVLWAEHQFGSTAAKDTLENYRNYYLAENPGWPIYDSSWAIKTPGEATLLNKAITYSKGACVVDQLRYVLGDSTFFKLLNAYTTNDTFRFSNASVNDLMSFTNSLTGENYDWFFNEWLLEPNHPVYDNVLSISNPASGVWNVTESINQIQSNAPFFQMPIELKFNFSDGSDTLISVFNDVNHQVFDFSFSKSVDTLIFDPNDHILLKEFGYNTAITETASSSASWCFVSPNPAKENVTISYYTIKGLPVSIAVYNNQGIKVSNLEALSQSTGWNRMNLDCTKLPSGLYYLNVRLKDEIAVKKIEILK
- a CDS encoding MBL fold metallo-hydrolase, which translates into the protein MQIRFCGADRVVTGSSHLVILDDGYKILLDCGMFQGNQNYVDEFNSKFVFDPKEIDVLILSHAHIDHSGRIPKLVKEGFTGKIFCTSATKDLCAIMLRDSAHIQESDAQWINKKRLKRNLPPITPLYTDSDVDPALRLFEAVDYEKEFLVHDGVTAYFRDNGHILGSGSILLTIQSANGIKKIGFTGDIGRPNRPILKDPIFMEDVDCLISESTYGGRFHETFPDDKEYFLKVIMDCCVQRRGKVIVPAFSIGRTQELVFMLDQLNKEGRLSHIPVYVDSPLSTNATEIYRNHPECFDEQISQYIQSDPNPFGFNDLKYITEVEQSKALNFSSEPCIIISASGMAEAGRIVHHIANNMDNPKNTILMVGYCADGSLGARIRKGISPIKLFGEEHQLKAKVEIMDSFSAHGDHNEMLQFLNNLNRDRLKKLFLVHGDFEAQLAFKKGLENNGFKLISLPEMAEIKDLEF